Proteins co-encoded in one Natronorubrum daqingense genomic window:
- a CDS encoding polysaccharide deacetylase family protein, which translates to MNRRAYLGAATGAAMVTAAGCVGFGDDEDDGEADESASTEGVDDSSEDEPSGLEGPDERGTIDDFDDLDAWEVIDGAMTAVEDEVVAGEQSVLLEARDHHEQVRIVRELSEPIDCSAVNLGIAVATSETVTPRIQLFDEDNNSIEFRATVHESEDLRRCHFGISSVDTTVDLERITAIHIAIFTDDSTAELLIDDLHILPRVDDGVILLQFDGAHESIYEEGFSILEEYDYPATVFVPTELILEDDDDDDDDDDDDDDDDDDDDDDDDDDEEDGDFLTEEDLEEFDDAGWTVASHGETGETFDEIDADDLTEQLEDAQEWLEDEGYEDGAASVSYPNGRYDTASLEAVADTVDLAFASGDPVQGAVVDPTRYPRVFDPAVEDAEEYLERTEELGGVTVFAYGSLEDEDALERFEETMERLEEYVDDGDLEVGAVTDLETESVVDDE; encoded by the coding sequence ATGAACCGACGGGCGTACCTCGGGGCAGCGACCGGTGCGGCGATGGTGACCGCAGCCGGCTGCGTCGGATTCGGCGACGACGAGGACGACGGAGAGGCAGACGAATCGGCGAGCACCGAGGGGGTGGACGACTCGAGCGAGGACGAGCCGTCCGGACTCGAGGGACCCGACGAACGGGGGACGATCGACGATTTCGATGACCTCGACGCCTGGGAGGTGATCGACGGCGCGATGACGGCTGTCGAAGACGAGGTCGTCGCCGGCGAACAATCTGTCTTGCTCGAGGCCAGAGACCACCACGAACAGGTCCGAATCGTCCGCGAACTCTCGGAACCGATCGATTGCTCGGCGGTGAACCTCGGGATAGCCGTCGCGACATCCGAGACGGTGACGCCGAGGATTCAGCTGTTCGACGAGGACAACAACAGTATCGAATTTCGCGCGACGGTTCACGAGAGCGAGGATCTCAGGCGGTGTCACTTCGGCATCTCGAGCGTGGATACGACCGTCGACCTCGAGCGAATTACCGCGATCCACATCGCGATTTTCACCGACGACTCGACAGCCGAACTCCTGATCGACGACCTGCATATTCTTCCGAGAGTCGACGACGGCGTGATCTTGCTCCAGTTCGACGGCGCTCACGAATCGATCTACGAGGAGGGATTCTCGATTCTCGAGGAGTACGACTATCCGGCGACGGTGTTCGTCCCGACGGAACTGATTCTCGAGGACGACGATGATGACGATGATGATGACGACGACGATGACGATGATGATGATGACGACGACGATGACGATGATGATGACGAGGAAGACGGCGATTTCCTCACGGAAGAAGACCTCGAGGAGTTCGACGACGCCGGATGGACGGTTGCCAGCCACGGTGAAACCGGAGAGACGTTCGACGAAATCGACGCGGACGACCTAACGGAGCAACTCGAGGACGCCCAGGAGTGGCTCGAAGACGAGGGCTACGAGGACGGCGCGGCCTCCGTCTCGTATCCGAACGGCCGCTACGACACCGCGTCACTCGAGGCCGTCGCGGACACCGTCGACCTCGCGTTCGCCAGCGGCGACCCCGTTCAGGGAGCGGTCGTCGATCCGACCCGCTACCCGCGCGTGTTCGATCCGGCCGTCGAGGATGCCGAGGAATATCTGGAACGAACGGAAGAACTCGGCGGCGTCACCGTCTTCGCCTACGGCTCACTCGAGGACGAGGACGCGCTCGAGCGCTTCGAAGAGACGATGGAACGTCTCGAAGAGTACGTCGACGACGGTGATCTCGAGGTCGGAGCTGTCACCGATCTCGAGACCGAGTCTGTCGTCGACGACGAGTGA
- a CDS encoding pyridoxamine 5'-phosphate oxidase family protein, which translates to MASVPDAFQDLFEKRTIAHVATVGDEQTPHVTPVWVDYDAEDERILVNTERARRKVQNIEDDPAVGVSMTDPDNPYRRLSVMGEVDELTTDGAREHIDELARRYTDADEYQMPIESERVILRIRIDEVVDAQDSS; encoded by the coding sequence ATGGCATCCGTTCCCGACGCCTTCCAAGACCTCTTCGAGAAGCGAACGATCGCCCACGTCGCAACCGTCGGCGACGAACAGACACCACACGTTACTCCGGTCTGGGTCGACTACGACGCCGAGGACGAACGAATACTGGTCAACACCGAGCGAGCGCGCCGGAAGGTCCAAAATATCGAGGACGACCCAGCCGTGGGCGTCAGCATGACCGATCCGGACAACCCCTATCGCCGACTCTCCGTCATGGGCGAAGTCGACGAGCTCACCACCGACGGCGCTCGCGAACACATCGACGAACTTGCTCGCCGCTACACCGACGCGGACGAGTACCAGATGCCCATCGAAAGCGAACGCGTCATCCTACGTATCCGCATCGACGAAGTCGTCGACGCACAGGACTCGAGTTGA
- the trmY gene encoding tRNA (pseudouridine(54)-N(1))-methyltransferase TrmY, with translation MRQFVCIGHEVPTDADFSLDDLAGGAGRLDALCRSITASFVTSHGIREDVRTHLVVQDELTITFDGSELRRLNPDERSTAALVRNALEHREEAIGALPAEPSPGIEVYRRGFEATLEELADDGTVVQLHEDGESVGDVEALEDPIFVLSDHQNFTDKEVGLLEDVVDRRLRLGPSLLHADQAITVAHHYLDTDGYETF, from the coding sequence ATGCGCCAGTTCGTATGCATCGGTCACGAGGTTCCGACCGACGCCGACTTCTCGCTCGACGACCTCGCGGGCGGTGCCGGTCGCTTAGACGCCCTCTGTCGATCGATTACCGCCTCGTTCGTCACCTCACACGGTATTCGCGAAGACGTTCGCACCCACCTCGTCGTCCAGGACGAACTCACCATCACCTTCGACGGCAGCGAGCTTCGTCGGCTGAACCCGGACGAACGAAGCACGGCCGCCCTGGTTCGAAACGCCCTCGAGCACCGCGAGGAAGCTATCGGCGCACTTCCCGCAGAACCGAGTCCCGGAATCGAAGTCTATCGTCGCGGATTCGAGGCGACGCTCGAGGAACTCGCGGACGACGGCACCGTCGTGCAACTGCACGAGGACGGGGAGTCGGTCGGAGACGTCGAAGCACTCGAGGACCCCATCTTCGTCCTCTCGGATCACCAGAATTTCACCGACAAGGAAGTCGGGTTGCTCGAGGACGTCGTCGACCGGCGGCTTCGACTGGGGCCGTCGCTGTTACACGCCGATCAGGCAATTACGGTAGCGCATCACTATCTGGATACGGACGGGTACGAGACATTTTGA
- a CDS encoding HVO_A0556 family zinc finger protein, with amino-acid sequence MAKSQSSPAKGDDSGVLAHLDGRACPYCESGTLEEGVYKDNRAVICTDCETPHAQLW; translated from the coding sequence ATGGCAAAATCTCAGTCGTCACCCGCGAAAGGCGATGACTCAGGAGTCCTTGCGCACCTCGACGGCAGAGCGTGCCCCTACTGCGAGTCGGGAACGCTCGAGGAAGGTGTCTACAAGGACAATCGCGCGGTGATCTGCACCGATTGCGAGACGCCACACGCACAGTTGTGGTGA
- a CDS encoding DUF7511 domain-containing protein: MNTNADSHHADSEPTTLDYVTVENDDAPDECAIFPRDASDDILSTTWITAQADSFVSLESMR; this comes from the coding sequence ATGAACACGAATGCCGACTCACACCACGCCGATAGCGAACCGACGACGCTCGATTACGTCACGGTCGAGAACGATGACGCCCCCGACGAGTGTGCGATCTTCCCACGAGACGCGAGTGACGACATCCTCTCAACCACCTGGATCACGGCCCAAGCGGATTCGTTCGTCTCGCTCGAGTCGATGCGTTAA
- a CDS encoding S1C family serine protease, with product MNDFTLNRRGVLTLAGTAAAGVLAGCAEPRSENTMEGGSSNTYDPDNVADGSVYTDIYEDVIDSVTQVRVSGIDTGLGSDGEGQGSGFLIDDTHLVTNEHVIADGTEVDLQYINGDWTSTTVVGADAYSDLAVLEAHHVPEESSPLSLSEEYPVVGQQVLAIGNPLGLEGTMTEGIVSGVDRTLETAERDFSHSNVVQTDAAVNPGNSGGPLVDLDGNVVGVINAGGGDNIGFAISAAITSRVVPSIIETGEYEHPYLGIELATVDRQIADENDLEEAAGVMVVDVVDGEPADGVLEPASISRRGEPLPIGGDVIQEIDGEEIPDQHALSRYLELQRSPGDTIEIGLLRDGTEATESLTLGARPSME from the coding sequence ATGAACGACTTCACACTGAATCGGCGAGGGGTGCTCACGCTCGCCGGAACGGCAGCGGCCGGTGTCCTCGCCGGCTGTGCCGAACCCCGTTCGGAGAACACCATGGAGGGAGGCTCGTCGAACACGTACGACCCGGACAACGTCGCCGACGGCTCGGTTTACACCGATATTTACGAGGACGTCATCGACTCGGTGACGCAGGTCCGGGTCTCGGGCATCGATACCGGTCTCGGTAGCGACGGCGAGGGACAGGGCTCCGGCTTCCTCATCGACGACACGCACCTCGTCACGAACGAACACGTGATCGCAGACGGCACCGAAGTCGACCTCCAATACATCAACGGCGACTGGACCAGCACGACCGTCGTCGGTGCCGACGCCTACAGCGACCTGGCCGTACTCGAGGCCCACCACGTCCCGGAGGAGTCCTCGCCGCTCTCGCTCTCCGAGGAGTACCCCGTCGTCGGCCAGCAGGTGCTCGCGATCGGTAACCCGCTCGGACTCGAGGGAACGATGACGGAAGGGATCGTCAGCGGCGTCGATCGAACGCTCGAGACGGCCGAGCGCGACTTTTCGCACTCGAACGTGGTTCAGACCGACGCCGCGGTCAACCCGGGCAACAGTGGCGGTCCGCTCGTCGACCTCGACGGGAACGTCGTCGGCGTCATCAACGCCGGCGGCGGGGACAACATCGGCTTCGCCATCTCGGCGGCCATCACGAGCCGCGTCGTCCCGTCGATCATCGAGACGGGCGAATACGAGCACCCGTATCTGGGAATCGAACTCGCCACCGTCGACCGCCAGATTGCGGACGAAAACGACCTCGAGGAAGCCGCGGGCGTCATGGTCGTCGACGTCGTAGACGGCGAACCGGCAGACGGCGTCCTCGAGCCAGCGTCGATCAGCAGGCGAGGCGAGCCACTGCCGATTGGCGGCGACGTGATCCAGGAAATCGACGGCGAGGAGATTCCCGACCAGCACGCCCTCTCGAGGTACCTCGAACTACAGCGAAGTCCCGGCGATACGATCGAAATTGGCCTCTTGCGAGACGGAACGGAGGCGACGGAGTCGCTCACGCTCGGTGCCCGTCCGTCGATGGAGTAA
- a CDS encoding tRNA pseudouridine(54/55) synthase Pus10 yields the protein MITEDARALLETGPVCDSCLGRPFAERSFGLTNDERGRALRTTIALADDEDYDPTEPAECWVCEGYSGTYDALAETIVDALADVEFDTYQVGTRVPPLVEENDRLLREDAGLEPDAGEAMKRDVNREVGRRVGEKTGTDVDFDRPDVLAVVDLEGFDPLEALESGSITSHAVDVQVNAAFVYGRYRKLERDIPQTEWPCRECGGSGIQLADSGEEPCDYCGGSGYMYDTSVEQVVRPHVVDALEGDEGTFHGAGREDVDARMLEEGRPFVLEVTRPRTRETDVDALEREINEAAAGAVEVEGLRLATYDMVERVKEHDASKHYRADVEFGDSVDEDAFEAALEELTGTTVDQDTPQRVDHRRAALTRERTVYEMDGELLEPTRAEVRIHGEGGLYVKELVSSDEGRTVPSLAGLLETAAEVTALDVTGVQGEDEPFELEAFFRDEIGTSDDSIDS from the coding sequence ATGATCACGGAAGACGCCCGCGCGTTACTCGAGACGGGCCCCGTTTGTGACTCCTGTCTGGGGCGGCCCTTCGCCGAGCGAAGCTTCGGCCTGACGAACGACGAGCGCGGCCGCGCGCTGCGAACGACCATCGCGCTGGCCGACGACGAGGACTACGACCCGACCGAACCGGCCGAGTGTTGGGTCTGTGAGGGATACAGCGGCACCTACGACGCCCTCGCCGAAACGATCGTCGACGCCCTCGCCGACGTCGAGTTCGACACCTATCAGGTCGGGACGCGGGTGCCCCCACTCGTCGAAGAGAACGATCGACTCCTGCGCGAGGACGCCGGCCTCGAGCCCGACGCCGGCGAAGCGATGAAACGCGACGTCAACCGCGAAGTGGGCCGTCGCGTCGGCGAGAAGACGGGAACCGACGTGGACTTCGACCGCCCCGACGTGCTCGCCGTCGTCGACCTCGAGGGGTTCGACCCGCTCGAGGCCCTCGAGTCGGGGTCCATCACGAGCCACGCAGTCGACGTACAGGTCAACGCCGCGTTCGTCTACGGCCGCTACCGGAAACTCGAGCGAGACATCCCCCAGACGGAGTGGCCGTGTAGAGAGTGTGGCGGCAGCGGAATCCAACTCGCCGACAGCGGCGAAGAACCCTGTGACTACTGTGGTGGATCCGGCTACATGTACGACACCAGCGTCGAACAGGTCGTCCGTCCGCACGTCGTCGACGCACTCGAGGGCGACGAGGGGACCTTCCACGGCGCGGGTCGCGAGGACGTCGACGCCCGCATGCTCGAGGAGGGCCGGCCGTTCGTCCTCGAAGTGACGCGGCCGCGGACGCGCGAGACGGACGTCGACGCCCTCGAACGCGAGATCAACGAGGCCGCCGCGGGGGCCGTCGAAGTCGAAGGGCTCCGTCTCGCGACCTACGACATGGTCGAACGCGTCAAGGAACACGACGCGAGCAAACACTATCGCGCGGACGTCGAGTTCGGCGACTCGGTCGACGAAGACGCCTTCGAGGCCGCACTCGAGGAACTCACCGGGACGACCGTCGACCAGGACACGCCCCAGCGCGTCGACCATCGGCGCGCAGCCCTCACGCGCGAGCGAACCGTCTACGAGATGGACGGCGAGTTACTCGAGCCCACTCGAGCCGAGGTCCGCATCCACGGCGAGGGCGGCCTCTACGTGAAAGAACTGGTTAGCAGCGACGAGGGCCGAACCGTGCCGAGTCTGGCCGGCTTGCTCGAGACAGCGGCCGAGGTGACGGCACTCGACGTGACGGGCGTGCAGGGCGAGGACGAGCCGTTCGAACTGGAGGCGTTCTTCCGCGACGAAATCGGCACATCAGACGATAGTATCGACTCTTAG
- the rnhB gene encoding ribonuclease HII, whose product MQFGVDEAGKGPALGSMFAAAVSLEDPATLPGGIADSKRLAPERREELASTLREDERIRVGVAEITPARIDDPETDMNSLAVAAHANAIVAAHDELAADALESTPISGLCDACDTDASRFARRVADACSDAAAAADADSSLLAHLEVDARHGADDESPLVGAASIVAKVERDAHVAALAEEYGQIGSGYPSDPTTREFLASYVGERGELPPCARESWSTCETVLAESQQTGLEQF is encoded by the coding sequence ATGCAATTCGGCGTCGACGAAGCCGGGAAGGGGCCCGCCCTCGGCTCGATGTTCGCCGCGGCCGTCTCGCTCGAGGACCCCGCGACGCTGCCCGGGGGCATCGCGGACTCGAAGCGACTCGCACCCGAGCGACGCGAGGAACTGGCGTCGACGCTTCGCGAGGACGAGCGAATCCGCGTCGGCGTCGCCGAGATCACGCCGGCGAGGATCGACGACCCGGAGACGGACATGAACTCCCTCGCGGTCGCGGCTCACGCCAACGCCATCGTCGCGGCTCACGACGAACTCGCGGCCGACGCACTCGAGTCGACGCCGATTTCGGGACTCTGTGACGCCTGCGACACCGACGCGTCGCGGTTCGCTCGGCGCGTGGCGGACGCCTGTTCCGACGCGGCTGCCGCCGCCGACGCTGACTCCTCGCTCCTCGCACACCTCGAGGTCGACGCTCGTCACGGGGCCGACGACGAGTCGCCGCTCGTCGGCGCAGCCAGCATCGTCGCGAAAGTCGAACGGGACGCCCACGTCGCCGCGCTCGCCGAGGAGTACGGCCAGATTGGCAGCGGCTATCCAAGCGATCCGACGACGCGGGAATTTCTCGCGTCCTACGTCGGCGAACGCGGCGAACTGCCGCCGTGCGCTCGCGAGTCCTGGTCGACCTGCGAGACGGTACTCGCGGAGTCCCAGCAGACGGGCCTCGAGCAGTTTTGA
- a CDS encoding sodium:calcium antiporter, translated as MFDVLVYLGLATLATAVLWRGSRWLEASADQLAVGYGVPAVVQGAVIAAVGSSMPELVSVIVATLRHGAFELGVGAIVGSAVFNLLVIPAASVLVGDGGMATNRDLVYKESLFYMLAVASLLLTFSLAVIYYPLEGEGLQGAVTRPLALFPLVLYGLYVFTQVLDAAEHEGVGDATVDIGRAWLWFGLGLVVIIVGVEGLVLAALGLGDAFGTPAFLWGMTIVAAGSSLPDAFVSIVAARSGRASVSLANVLGSNVFDLLVAIPVGVLVAGTLSITFAHIVPMMAFLILATIVFFTIVRTEMRLTVPEAWTLLALYGVFVVWLILESVGLSDVVPT; from the coding sequence GTGTTCGACGTGCTCGTCTACCTCGGTCTCGCAACCCTCGCAACGGCCGTCCTCTGGCGGGGGAGCCGGTGGCTCGAGGCGTCCGCGGACCAACTCGCGGTGGGCTACGGCGTCCCAGCCGTGGTGCAGGGAGCGGTCATCGCCGCCGTGGGATCGAGCATGCCGGAACTGGTGAGCGTCATCGTCGCCACGCTGCGCCACGGCGCGTTCGAACTCGGTGTCGGCGCGATCGTCGGCTCTGCGGTGTTCAATCTGCTCGTCATCCCCGCTGCGTCGGTGCTGGTCGGCGACGGGGGGATGGCGACGAACCGAGATCTGGTGTACAAAGAATCGCTGTTCTACATGCTCGCCGTCGCGTCGCTCCTGTTGACGTTCTCGCTCGCGGTGATTTACTATCCACTCGAGGGCGAGGGTCTTCAGGGGGCTGTCACCCGCCCGCTCGCGTTGTTCCCGCTGGTGTTGTACGGTCTCTACGTCTTCACGCAGGTGCTCGACGCCGCGGAGCACGAAGGCGTGGGCGACGCGACGGTCGATATTGGTCGTGCTTGGCTCTGGTTCGGTCTCGGGTTAGTAGTCATCATCGTCGGCGTCGAGGGACTCGTTCTGGCCGCGCTCGGACTCGGTGACGCCTTCGGAACCCCCGCCTTCCTCTGGGGGATGACCATCGTCGCCGCGGGCTCGAGCCTTCCCGACGCGTTCGTCAGCATCGTGGCCGCCCGATCGGGACGGGCGTCGGTCAGCCTCGCGAACGTGCTCGGAAGCAACGTCTTCGACCTGCTCGTGGCCATCCCGGTCGGCGTCCTCGTCGCCGGGACGCTTTCGATCACGTTCGCCCACATCGTGCCGATGATGGCCTTCCTGATCCTCGCGACGATCGTCTTCTTCACCATCGTTCGCACCGAAATGCGACTGACCGTCCCCGAAGCGTGGACCCTGCTCGCGCTCTACGGCGTCTTCGTCGTCTGGCTGATCCTCGAGAGCGTCGGGCTCTCGGACGTCGTCCCGACCTGA
- a CDS encoding preprotein translocase subunit SecD, producing the protein MGPKRFILEYWRLILLLVFVSVALVALFIPGGIMADDSYVDDESIDDNPTNLEYGLGLDGGTRISAPVVGMVAEDIETDATDEEEGSVDRERLTEIESALYEELDLDTGNASVDHDDSGNVHAEVFTDEVTEEEFAAVLSDETGHEVDPDDDVRDGVSDQTRAQMVDTIGSMINEAGLSGGDTYESEQVGGEHYVVTEVPDMDPDELRELLSDRGIVEVVAYYPDDDGQANQTVLEGDDIATVDPPEPSERGSGYDVPVEVDSNAAPDFQEDLNDLGFTDEGQQMCSLEPDGDTVDFDHSDEQYCLLTVVDGEPIDAHSMGPELGNNMNQGEWASDPSFQMGAQNQQQAQGLSVSLQAGAMPAPLDFSEEQTYSLSPALADQFKLYSLLIGGLSVLTVSGMVFLRYRDVRVATPMILTAMAEVVILLGFAALIRMPLDLSHVAGFIAVVGTGVDDLIIIADEVMDEGDVSSQRVFESRFRKAFWIIGAAAATTIIAMSPLAVMSLGDLQGFAIITILGVLIGVLITRPAYGDILQRLMTDK; encoded by the coding sequence ATGGGGCCGAAACGCTTCATCCTCGAGTACTGGCGACTCATCTTGTTGCTCGTCTTCGTTAGCGTCGCCCTCGTCGCCCTCTTCATCCCTGGCGGGATCATGGCCGACGACAGCTACGTCGACGACGAGAGTATCGACGACAATCCGACGAACCTCGAGTACGGACTCGGCTTAGACGGCGGCACGCGTATTAGTGCCCCAGTCGTCGGGATGGTCGCCGAGGACATCGAGACTGACGCGACGGACGAGGAGGAAGGATCCGTCGACAGGGAACGGCTCACCGAAATCGAGTCCGCCCTCTACGAGGAACTCGACCTCGACACGGGGAACGCGAGCGTCGATCACGACGACAGCGGGAACGTCCACGCGGAGGTGTTCACCGACGAGGTGACCGAAGAGGAGTTCGCCGCGGTCCTGAGCGACGAGACAGGTCACGAAGTCGATCCCGACGATGACGTTCGCGACGGCGTCTCGGATCAGACGCGCGCTCAGATGGTCGACACGATCGGGTCGATGATCAACGAAGCCGGCCTCTCCGGCGGCGACACCTACGAATCCGAACAGGTCGGCGGCGAGCACTACGTCGTCACCGAAGTACCGGACATGGACCCCGACGAACTCCGAGAGTTGCTCTCGGATCGTGGCATCGTCGAGGTCGTCGCCTACTACCCAGACGACGACGGTCAGGCGAATCAGACGGTACTCGAGGGTGACGACATCGCGACCGTCGATCCGCCGGAACCCTCCGAGCGCGGGAGCGGATACGACGTTCCGGTCGAAGTCGACAGTAACGCCGCACCCGACTTTCAGGAGGATCTGAACGACCTCGGGTTCACCGACGAAGGACAGCAGATGTGCTCGCTCGAGCCCGACGGAGACACCGTCGACTTCGATCACAGCGACGAGCAGTACTGTCTGCTCACGGTCGTCGACGGTGAGCCCATCGACGCTCACAGCATGGGTCCAGAGTTAGGCAACAACATGAACCAGGGTGAATGGGCATCCGACCCATCCTTCCAGATGGGGGCCCAGAACCAACAGCAGGCACAGGGACTCTCCGTGAGTCTGCAAGCCGGTGCGATGCCCGCCCCACTCGACTTCAGCGAGGAACAAACGTACTCGCTGTCGCCCGCACTCGCCGATCAGTTCAAGCTCTACTCGCTGCTCATCGGCGGACTCTCGGTGTTGACCGTCAGCGGGATGGTCTTCCTGCGCTATCGCGACGTGCGGGTCGCGACGCCGATGATCCTCACCGCGATGGCGGAGGTGGTCATCCTCCTCGGGTTCGCGGCGCTGATACGCATGCCGCTGGATCTCTCGCACGTTGCCGGGTTCATCGCCGTCGTCGGGACGGGGGTGGACGACCTCATCATCATCGCCGACGAGGTGATGGACGAGGGCGATGTCAGCTCCCAGCGGGTGTTCGAATCCCGCTTCCGCAAAGCGTTCTGGATCATCGGGGCCGCCGCGGCGACGACGATCATCGCCATGTCGCCGCTGGCCGTCATGAGCCTCGGCGACCTCCAAGGGTTCGCGATCATCACCATCCTCGGCGTCCTGATCGGCGTCCTCATCACCCGTCCGGCCTACGGGGACATCCTCCAGCGGCTGATGACGGACAAGTAA
- the secF gene encoding protein translocase subunit SecF — protein MANFDVPEFDYTRYSNRQLAAVPLAVLAVALLVLTGSFLATGAPVQLGMDFAGGSELTVQTTSSEEEIEQAFDEEPESVQEVTAPETENQYIVQFTTTDLESLTEQAESNLEQDGDADVVQLESTVSESFGEQTQQTALLGIAVAFLGMSVIAFLLFRTFVPSIAIVLSAFSDIMIPLAFMAVTGISLSLGTVAALLMLIGYSVDSDILLNNHILRRQGEFYESTNRAMQTGVTMTVTSMAAMLVMGVSAWLFGVELLASIGIILFVGLAADLMNTYMLNLSLLRWYKFEGVRS, from the coding sequence ATGGCGAATTTCGACGTACCGGAGTTCGACTACACCCGGTACAGCAACCGCCAACTCGCGGCAGTGCCGCTCGCGGTTCTCGCGGTTGCACTGCTCGTTCTCACCGGTTCGTTTCTCGCGACGGGCGCACCCGTTCAGCTCGGCATGGACTTCGCTGGCGGGTCCGAACTGACCGTGCAGACGACCTCTTCGGAAGAAGAGATCGAGCAGGCGTTCGACGAGGAGCCCGAGTCGGTACAGGAGGTGACGGCCCCGGAGACGGAGAACCAGTACATCGTGCAGTTCACCACGACCGATCTCGAGTCGTTGACCGAGCAAGCCGAGTCAAACCTGGAACAAGACGGTGACGCGGACGTCGTCCAACTCGAGTCGACGGTCTCCGAGAGCTTCGGCGAACAGACCCAACAGACGGCATTGTTGGGCATCGCCGTCGCCTTTCTCGGGATGAGCGTCATCGCGTTCTTGCTCTTTCGGACGTTCGTTCCGTCGATCGCGATCGTGCTGTCGGCGTTTTCAGACATCATGATCCCGCTCGCGTTCATGGCGGTAACGGGAATCTCGCTCTCGCTCGGGACCGTCGCCGCACTGTTGATGTTGATCGGATATTCGGTCGACTCGGATATTCTGTTGAACAACCACATTCTGCGCCGACAGGGTGAGTTCTACGAGAGTACCAACCGAGCGATGCAAACTGGCGTCACGATGACGGTGACCTCGATGGCCGCGATGCTCGTCATGGGGGTCTCCGCCTGGCTCTTCGGCGTCGAGTTGCTCGCCTCGATCGGAATCATCCTCTTCGTCGGTCTCGCAGCCGACCTCATGAACACGTACATGCTCAATCTGAGTCTCCTTCGCTGGTACAAATTCGAGGGGGTGAGATCCTAA
- a CDS encoding DUF5812 family protein yields MTETTGTFVVTHAESDSAVVRDVETAQVHTLASNPGLEVHDVLEATVAPDPPLEVTWQVVEVDDRRSIELVDSDLEPTQHAKELAADADIGELIQEERAGTGEIHVFRVPEEDVEAAATDVLEDEETVARAARLEAVRVEVRRDVGGGVLSVRYLPD; encoded by the coding sequence ATGACCGAAACGACGGGTACCTTCGTCGTCACGCACGCCGAATCCGACTCGGCTGTCGTTCGTGACGTGGAGACTGCACAGGTACACACGCTCGCGTCGAACCCAGGCCTCGAGGTCCACGACGTGCTCGAGGCGACTGTCGCGCCCGACCCGCCACTCGAGGTGACGTGGCAGGTCGTCGAGGTCGACGACCGGCGCTCGATCGAATTGGTCGACAGCGACCTCGAGCCGACCCAACACGCGAAGGAACTCGCTGCTGACGCAGATATCGGCGAGTTGATTCAGGAAGAACGGGCTGGAACGGGTGAAATCCACGTCTTCCGAGTACCCGAGGAGGACGTCGAGGCGGCGGCAACGGACGTTCTCGAGGACGAGGAGACCGTCGCGCGTGCGGCCCGACTCGAGGCGGTTCGCGTCGAAGTTCGTCGCGATGTGGGCGGCGGCGTTTTGAGCGTTCGATATTTGCCCGATTGA
- a CDS encoding DUF7344 domain-containing protein gives MTQVHDNLFEVLSNVQRRRILFTLVEGSETVNLDSPPDSFDERTRSTIEQQHVHLPKLADYGFIEWHERDRLVEKGPRFDEIEPLLQYLLSQQDSLLLERV, from the coding sequence ATGACCCAAGTTCACGACAATTTATTCGAAGTGTTATCGAATGTACAGCGACGGCGAATATTATTCACGCTCGTCGAAGGATCCGAGACGGTCAATCTGGATTCTCCGCCAGACTCGTTCGATGAGCGAACCAGGTCGACAATCGAACAACAACACGTTCATCTTCCTAAATTAGCGGACTACGGATTTATCGAGTGGCACGAACGAGACCGCCTCGTCGAAAAAGGACCGAGATTCGACGAAATCGAACCGCTGTTGCAGTATCTGCTGTCCCAGCAAGACTCGTTGTTGCTTGAGCGCGTATAG